The sequence below is a genomic window from Ignavibacteriales bacterium.
TTACTTTGCAGTTTGCTACTCAGTTTGGATCAGAATCGATAAAGAATGAATTTGCTATTGATGAGTACATGTCCATTATTATAAGTGTTATGCTTGCAGCAGGATTAGTATTTGAACTCCCCATGATTTCATTTTTCTTATCAAAACTTGGTATTCTTAAACCAAGTTTTATGAAAAAATATAGAAGACATTCGATAGTAATAATTATGATACTCGCTGCATTTCTAACTCCTGGTGCTGATCCGGTTTCACAACTTGTCTTAGCCGTTCCGTTGGTGGTTTTGTATGAGATAAGTATTATAATTTCAAAAATATCGCAGAAAAAATCTTGAGTAAACTTTCACTAAAAGAAATAAGCCATCCAATTAAATCTGAGATAGATCGTTTTGATGATATATTTAAAGCAGCATTGCGTTCAAATGTTGGATTGGTCGATCTTGTTGCGCGGTATATTATTCGCCAAAAAGGCAAAAAGATACGTCCACTTTTAGTTTTGTTGTCTGCAAAAATATCAGGAGGAGTTACTGAAAGAACTTATCGTGGTGCAACTTTAGTAGAACTTTTACATACCGCTACTTTAATTCACGATGATGTTGTTGATGATGCTGATAAGAGAAGGGGAATGTGGTCTATAAACGCTTTGTTTAAAAATAAAGTTGCTGTTCTGATGGGTGATTATTTGTTATCTCGTGGACTTATGATTTCTGTGGATGGAAAAGATTATGATTTTCTTGGTGTTACAACTAATGCTGTAAAGAGAATGTCTGAAGGTGAACTTCTTCAGATTCAAAAAACAAGAAAATTAGACATTGATGAAGAAACTTATTTTAAAGTAATTTCTGATAAAACAGCCTCACTTTTAGAAACCTGCTGCGCAATTGGCGCAATGAGCACAACTGAAAATAAAGAACAAATTGAAGCAATGAGAAATTTTGGTCATTCACTTGGAATGTCTTTTCAAATTCGTGATGATATTCTTGATTACGAAGGTAAATCAAATCTGATTGGTAAACCTGTTGGCGGTGATATTAAAGAAAAGAAAATTACTTTGCCGCTTATTTATTCCCTAAATAATGTTTCAAAAACTGAAGCTTCAAGAATCAGAAAATTATTGAAGAATGGAAATGATAATCTAAAAGTAAAAGAAATAATGAAGTTTGTTAAAGATAATAATGGAATTGAGTACGCCCTTAAAGTTGCGCAAAAATATTCTGATCAGGCGAAAAACGCATTAAATATATTTCCGGATTCAGAAACAAAAATTTCAATGCAGGTTCTAGTTGATTTTGTAACATCGAGAAAAAACTAGACTAACTTTTTTTAGTCCCTTCCTTATAATCAAAACCTTTTATCGGTTCACGTAAAGTTAGAACAGGGCAAGGAGCTTTTCTTACAACTTTTTCTGCTGTACTCCCAAACAAAATATGTTCAACTCCACTATGCCCGTGTGTTGCAATAATTATCAGATCAACATTTTCTTCTTTGGCCGTTTCGATTATCTCTACAAAAGGTTTACCTGTTTTGAGTATAGTCTTAACCTTATTTGGTCCTGTAATTTCGTTCTTAGCAAGTTTATCCAACTCTTCTTTTGCACGATTATCCCAATCAGTATTTATAGAAGGCATTGCAATTTGTCCCATACTAAAATCAGGTGGATAGATTATCGGTTCAACAACATACACCAGAATTACTTCTGCATTAAAAGATTTTGCAAAATTTACAGCATACTTTAATGCGCTTTTTGAGTAATCAGAAAAATCGATTGGTACAAGTACTTTATTAATTGTTGTTTCCATCTTGCTTTCCTTTCTTATCCGTTAAACTAAACTTAATATCAAAATAATCTTCATTTAATTTTCTTAATCGCAACGCAATAACCGTTGATATACCTGTTAAAATCTTAATACCTTTTCTTGGATATTTTTCAATAAACTCATCAAGATCCGGTTTAAATATTACAGAAACCTTGCTCGGTATTTTTGCGATAGCAGAAGCTGATCTTTTTTCACCATCAACCAATGCTAACTCGCCAAAAAAATCTCCTTTGGAAAAAGTAGCTAAAACTTTTTTGTCATTATCGTCTATTTCTCTTTCAATCTCAACTTCACCTTCTCTTATAATATATAATCCAATTCCCGGATCGCCTTGATTAAAGATCATCTCTCCTGTTACAAAAGTTCTATTATGCATTATACTTATCAAAGATGATAAATCTCTTTTTGTTAAATCCTTAAAGAGGGGGATTGATTTCAGTGAATTTTTTAAATCAGTTTCTTCAGTGGGTGAATTAAAAAAATTAACCCAAAAACTGCTATGAGCTGTTTTTTCTTTTTCCATTATATCCTCTAATTAAATAAACCAGATTCTGCAACGCGCCAAAGTTTTTGGCATGGAAATCTGTTTTCGTAAAATGCTGTTCCAATTATTACAGAATCAACTCCAATTGCTAGTAACAGTTGCAAATCCAATAGTTCGTCTTTATTTCTCACTCCACCTGAGTGTGTAACTTTAATTTTACTATGTTCCGCAATCTCTTTTGATAGTGCAATATTAGGGCCTTGCATAACACCGTTACGGCTAACATCTGTAACAATACACCTATCAATTCCAAGATCGACCATTTCTTTTGTAAAAGATAAATAATTAAAACCTGATTTCTTCTGTCGTCCGCGAGTTACTAATTCGCCGTTTAATATATCGATTGAAAGAACAATTTTAGTTGGACCAAATTTATCAAATAGTTTTAAAAATTCTGTTCGATTTTCTAATGCCATTGTATTGATAGCGATTCTGTGAACACCCAAATCAAAAACTGCTTCAGCATCTTCAATGCTACGTATTCCTCCAGCAAATTCTATTGGAATTATTACAGAACTGCAAAGGTTTTTAATTATATCGTGGTTTACTTTTGAATGATCAAATGCACCGTTAAAATCTACAACGTGTAACATCTTTGCATTTTCTGCACGCCAAATCATTGCCATTTCAACTGGATCATCACCGTATTCTTTGCAATCAAGTTCAGGGATTCCCTGAACAACTCTTACAGTCTTACGGTTGTGAATATCAATAGAAGGAATTACTAATAGATGTTTTTTTATTGCGCTCATTTTGTGTCTATTGAGAGATGACTTCTTTTAAAATAATGTTATCTATTTTATAGTTAATAAACATTAACCTGTTAAAAAATAACTAAATAGAGCGAGAAAGTAAAAGATGTAATAAAACGAAAACTCTTTAATTATTTTACTCATCCACCTTCCACTCGCCATTATCTTTAATTGCGTATCTGCCGATAATCATTTTTTGTATTTCGTTTGTTCCTTCAAATATTTTTAGAATGCGTGCATCGCGGTAATATCTTTCTAAGGGCAGTTCACGACTAAATCCCATTCCGCCGTGAATTTGCACAGCTTTATCCGCAATCTCAGTCATAGATTCTGAGCAAAATAGTTTAACAATTGCAGCTTCGTTTGCAATATCTTTTTTAAGATCGTAATTATTTGCAGTACGGTAAACAATGCTTTCCATTGGATAAATTTTTGCTGAAATTTCTGCAAGCATAAACTGTACTGCCTGAAATTTTGAAATAGCTGATCCAAATTGTTTACGTTGTTTAGCAAAGACAGTGGAAAGCTCAAGCAATTCTTTTGAAGCACCAAGACATCCTGCTCCAAGTCCAATTCTTCCGGCATCAAGAGTTTTCATCGCAATCAAAAAACCTTTTCCATCCAGCCCGAGTAAGTTTTCTTTTGGAACTTCAACATTTTCAAAAGTTATTGTGTTTGTTACGCTGCCTCTAATTCCAAGTTTCTTTTCTTTCAATCCAATGATAATCCCTGGAGTATCAGCATCGACAACAAACCCGCTTATTCCTTTATCAGTTCTTGCAAAAACAGAAAATACATTTGCAATTCCTGCATTTGTAATCCAAACTTTACTTCCGTTAATAATCCATTTATCTCCTTTAAGTTCTGCTTTAGTTGAAAGATTAAAAGTATCGGAACCGGCACCGGGTTCTGTAAGCACAAATGCAGCTATTTTTTCACCAGAAGTAAGTTGGGGAAGATATTTTCTTTTTATTTCTTCAGATCCACCAATATAAATTGCATTAGTACCAATTGATTGATGCGCACCAATAAATGTTGCTGTTGAGTTACACGCTCTTGTCATTTCTTCCTGTAAAAGACAATAACCAAATTCACCAAAACCGCCGCCGCCATATTTTTCAGGAAAAGCAATGCCAAGAAAACCCATTTCTGCAATCTTTTTAATCAGATGGTTTGGAATTTCTTCATCTTCATCAATTTTTTGGGCAAGGGGTCTAACTTCTCCATCAACAAACTCCTTCACTAATCCTTTTAACATTTTCTGGTCATCTGTTAAATTAAAGTCCATTTAATCCTCTAAAGCTTAAATTTCTAATAAATCTTATTTGCCAAATGTGAAAATAAGTTAAAAATCAAACAATATTTAGCCTAAAATTATATTTATGCAAAATCTTTAAAAATATTGACTTTTCTAACATAATTGCTCATATTTCAAATCGATGAACAAAGATTTTAGGCTAAAAACGAAAGAAGGGGATTTTCTTAACATAAGTGTATATGGTATTGAAAATATTAAATCATCACCATGCTTAATTTTTGTTCATGGATTTAAGGGTTTTAAGGATTGGGGTTTCTTTCCATACGCTGCAAAACGCTTTGCAGACAAAGGTTTTTTTGTTCTTTCTTTTAATTTTTCGCATAATGGTGTTGATCACCACGGTTTTGATTTTAATTGTTTAGATAAATTTGCGAAAAACACTGTATCTCTTGAAGTATCAGAACTTGTTCAGGTAATTAAAGCTTATCATAAAGGTTTTTTTGCTAAAAATATTTTTGGTAAAGTAGGTTTGATTGGGCACAGTCGTGGTGGCGGAGTTGTGCTTTTAAGCAGTTTGATTGATGAGGTTGATGCTTATGTTGTTTGGTCATCTGTTGCAAAATTTGATAGATATACTGAGCGACAAAAAAAAGAATGGAGTAAGGCTGGATTTTATGAAGCTTTGAATTCAAGAACAAATCAAATGATGCGAATGAATGTCGATTTACTTGAAGATATTGAAAAAAATAAAAATAGTTCATTAAGTATTGAAAATGCTGTTAAAGATTTGCACAAACCTTTGTTAATTGTTCATGGTGAGCAGGACTTAACAGTTCCGTTTGAGGAAGGTGAACAAATTTTTAATTGGAGTGATAAATCAATATCAAAATTTGAGTTGATAACTGCAGCAGGGCATACATTTGATATTGTTCATCCTTTTGCAGGAAGTAACAATAAATTTGATATGGTGGTTTCTAAAACACAAGATTTTTTAGATAAAGCATTTACTTTTAATTGATTTTAATAAATAGCGTTATATGCAGTTAAAGAATATCATTTTTATTATAGTTTTTTTAGCAACATTTGGATTTTTTGCTTATAGCGTAAATAATCTAATAAAATATCTTAAAGTTGCTAAAAAGAAGGATGATAGATTTGATAATGTTCCTGCAAGATTAAAACGGGTTTGGAATATTGCATTTGCACAAACCAAATTGTTGCGCGATCCTGTTGCAGGCACACTGCACTTTTTGATTTTTTGGGGATTTGTTCTTTTTATTTTTGCGGTTTTAGAAACAATTATTCAAGGATTTTATTCACAGTTTTCACTTTCGATACTCGGTCCTGTTTATGCTCTAATAACTGTCGTACAAGATTTATTTGGTTTATTAGTAATCCTTTCAATTATATTTTCTCTTTATAGAAGATTTATACTAAAAATACCAAGATTAGATGTCGACAAACACGGAAAATTTGATGCAGCATTCATTCTGCTTTTAATTATGTTTATTGTTGTTGCGATGTATGGACAAAACGCCGCCGGAATTGCAAATAATGGAATGAGTTATCATGCATCAGAATTAAGACCTGTTTCAGCATTTATAAGTGGATTGTTTTTTTCCGGGCAAACTTCAACAACAGTTTTGCTTTATGAGTTTTTCTGGTGGATGCATATAATTTTGATTTTTGCGTTCTTAAATTATTTACCATACTCAAAACATTTACACGTTTTAAGTTCAATACCAAATGTGTTCTTTGCAAATTTGGATCCTGTTAGAAATACAATTAAAAAGCTAAATCTTGATGATGAAAATGCTGATACTTTTGGTGTTGCTGATATTGACCAATTTAGCTGGAAACAAATATTAGACGGGTATTCTTGCACAGAATGTGGTAGATGTACATCAGTTTGTCCGGCAAACACAGTTGGAAAATTATTATCGCCAAGAGAAATTATTGTTGATATCAGAAAACGAACTTTAGATAAAGCTCCATTTCTTGTTGAAGGTAAAACAGAGGGTGAGCTTTTCGAAAAAACACTAGTTCATAATTACATACCTGATTCTGTTCTTTGGGAATGTACAACTTGTATGGCTTGCGTTCAGGAATGTCCTGTAATGATTGAACATGTTGATTCAATTGTTGATATGAGAAGAAATTTAGTTTTAACGGAATCTGAATTTCCGGCAGGATTAAATCCTGTTTTTAAAAGTTTGGAAACTAACTTCAGTCCTTGGGCGTTTAATCCTGCAGATAGAGCAGAATGGGCTGAAGGAATGAACATCAAATCAATGGCAGATGATAAAGATGGCGAGATTTTATTTTGGGTTGGATGTGCAGGTTCTTTTGATGATAGATATAAAAAAGTATCAAAGGCATTTGCAACGATAATGCAAAAGGCTGGTGTTAATTTTAGAATTCTAGGAACCGAAGAAAAATGCAACGGCGATACAGCGAGAAGACTAGGAAATGAATATCTTGCACAGATGATGATGCAGGAAAATGTTGAAGTTCTAAATAACTATGGAGTTAAAAAGATTGTTACTGCTTGTCCACATTGTTTTCACTCATTAAAAAATGAGTACCCGCAATTCGGTGGTAATTTTGAAGTAAAACATCATACACAATTTATTGAAGAATTATTGTCTGATGGAAAAATTCAACTAAAGAAAGAGACTGAAAAACATAAAGTTACTTATCACGATTCCTGTTATCTTGGCAGGTATAATGAAGTTTATGATTCACCAAGAAAATCTTTAACTGAAGTTGCGGGAATAGATTTAGTTGAAATGGAACGCAACAAGAGTCGTGGTTTCTGCTGTGGTGCCGGCGGCGGAAGAATGTTTTTAGAAGACGAATCCGGCGGAAGAATAAACGAAGAACGCGCAAAAGAAGCATTAAGTACAAACGCTGATACAATCGCATCAGCCTGTCCGTTTTGTATGACTATGATGACGGACGGAGTAAAACATTTTGAAAAATCGGAAGAGGTTGCAGTAAAAGATATTGCAGAAATAATACTGGAAAACATTAATTAATTCATTCACACATTCATAGGAGGTTCTCATGGAAAAATTCGATCAACTAGTTCAATTCGTTCAAAGTTTGGAAGGTGATTTCCAAAAATTTTATGTGAAAGAACAAGCTGCTGCAGGTACACGTGTGCGCAAAGGCCTAAGCGATCTCAGAAAATTATGTCAGGAAATCAGAAATGACGTTCAAGACGTTAAAGCTGCAAGAAAAGCTCCTAAAGCATAGGAGCATTCTTTAGCAAAACTTAAAAAGGCTGGGTTAGTGATAGCCCAGCCTTATTTTGTATAATATGAAAATCGTAATAATTACATTCTCAATTTTATCCTTTTTTATTTTTAATTCTCCTTCATCTTTTAGATTTGAAGAGAGTAAGAGAACTATAATTTCTCAAGATAGTTCTGTTACTATCAGCATTTCTGTTATTGGAGATTTGATGTGTCATTCTCCGCAGTTTCAATACGCTCAAGTTGAAAAGGATAGTTTTGATTTTTCACCCGTTTACAGAAACGTAAAAAAATATTTATCCGCTTCTGATTTAACTTTTGGAAATTTAGAAACTGTTACTGCTGGAAAAGAAAATGGCGGGTATACAGGTTATCCCTTCTTCAATACACCAAGTTCTTATATAACTGCTTTAAAAGAAGTAGGATTTGATTTGCTAATTACTGCTAATAATCATTCTTTGGACAGAAATGAAAAAGGAATATTAAAAACGATTGATGAAATTAATTCAAGAAATCTTAAATACCTTGGAACATACACATCACAAGGTGACAGGGATTCTATCCGTATTTTTGATGTAAGGGGTATAAAGATTGCAATACTCGCATATTCTTATGGTACAAACGGAAATCCTATCCCAATAGGAAAAGATTATCTTATAAATCTTATAGATTATAAATTGTTAGAGAAAGATATTCTATCCGCAAAATCAAATGGGGCAGATTTAGTTCTTGTTCATTATCATTTTGGAGAAGAGTACAAGCGCGAGCCTGTTCAATTTCAAAAAGAAGTTGTAAATAAAACTATTGAACTTGGTGCAGATATAATTATTGGGGGCCATCCACACGTTTTACAACCAGTAAACTTCTTTAAAACAAATAATGCAAAACTTGATTCGGGATTTGTTGCTTACTCAATGGGAAATTTTTTCTCAAATCAGCAAGCCAGATACAAAGATGCTGGAATAATACTTACAATTAAAATTATAAAAAATATAGTTAAGAATAAATTTGAGATAAACGAAGTTAGCTACTTGCCAACGTGGGTGTTTAAAGGGAATACTTCTAACGGTAACGAATATGTTCTTATTCCAGCAACAAGCGTTTATGATACAACAATTAATTTATCAAAATCAGAAAATGTAAAAATGAATCAGGCATTTGATGATACACGTTACATAATTACAAAGTACACAAAAAATTCTAAACTAAGAGAGTTCAGAGATCCTAATTGAAAAATAAATCGGCACTTGGATTAATATTTTTAACTGTGTTTATTGATTTACTTGGTTTTGGAATTCTCATCCCGATTCTTCCATCATTTTCAGTTAAAGAACTTCATATAGATGAAGCTGCAATCGGAATAGCAATAGCAATTTATTCGTTTGTACAATTTTTATTTAATCCGGTATTGGGTAAAATATCTGATAAATATGGTAGAAAACCTGTGATTGTGGGTTGTTTACTTTTAAATGCACTGGGTTATATTGTTTTTTCATTTACCCATTCCTACGCAATGCTTTTAGCTTCTAGAATTATAGCTGGAATTGGTGGAAGTAGCATCGGAGTTGCACAAGCTTACATTGCTGATGTAACAACAAGATCAGAAAGATCAAAAGGTATGGGGTTAATTGGCGCAGCGTTTGGTCTTGGATTTGTATTTGGACCATTAATGGGTGGATTGTTATCTCCATACGGTTATGCTGTAACTGGCTATGTTGCTGCAGGATTTTCTTCTTTGGCATTTCTATCTACTATCTTTTTTCTACCTGAATCATTAAAAAAGAATGTCACAAATGAATCATCACAGCCGTTCCGAAAAAGAAAATTGTTTGATTTTGCTGCGATGAAAAAAATATTACAAAAACCAGATCTTGCAGTATTAATTTTATTGTTTTTTATTCTCACTTTTTCATTTGCAAATATTTACGGCACGTTTGCTCTGCTCGGATTAAAAGTTTATGGCTTTACAGATATGCAGAATGGTTATATGTTTGGCATTGTTGGACTAACTTCAGCAATTGTTCAGGGTGGATTGATTGGAAGAATAAACAAACTAATGTCTAAAAAAATGATACTTATTATAGGTTCTTTTGTAATAATGGTTGCACTTGCAATGGTGCCTTATGCAGGAACATTTTTGGGACTAGCCATTGTATCGATTATTTTATCCTATGGAACCGGAACATTTCAGCCCACTGTGTTAAGTTTAATTTCTGAAGTAACATCTGAAGCAGAGCAGGGAATTACACTCGGATTGAACCAATCGCTTGCATCTTTTGCAAGAGTTTTAGGTCCACTTTGGGGTGGTTTTGCATTTGAATATTTAGGTTATCCTTTTCCATTTTTAACAGGTGCTGCATTTACAGGAGTTATTTTTTTATTAGCGGTTTTTTATTTACCAAAAAAGATTAAGTTAGATTAGAAAAAATTATTTGATAGTATGTTCAAAGTAGGAAAAGTTGAAATAGATAAAGCAATACTTCTTGCACCAATGGAAGACGTAACAGATATTTCTTTTCGTTTGGTGTGTAGGGAATTAGGTGCCGATGTCGTTTACACAGAATTTGTAAACTCCGAAGGATTAGTTCGTTCAAATCAAAAGACACACAATAAACTAAAAATAATTGAGAAAGAACGACCGGTTGGAATTCAGATTTATGGCGGCAGTATTGAATCAATGGTTGCCGCAGCTAAAATTGCAGAAGCTGAAAATCCTGATATGATAGATATTAATGCTGGCTGCTGGGTAAAAAATGTTGTTGGGTGCGGTGCCGGTTCAGCATTATTAAAAGATATTCCATACCTAACACAACTTGTAAAATCAGTTGTTGATTCAGTTGATCTTCCTGTTACCGTTAAAACTAGAATTGGCTGGGATAATAGTTCAATTCAAATTGTGGAGGTTGCAAAACGTCTTGAGGATGTTGGAATAAAAGCATTAACAGTTCATTGTAGAACACGCGTTATGGGACACAGCGGCAATGCCGATTGGAGCTGGATTCCAAAAGTTAAAGAGGCTGTTTCTATTCCGATTGCTTTAAACGGAAATGTTATGGACGCGAGCGACGTTAAACAAGCTTTTAATGAAACCAATGCTGATGCCGTTATGATCGCTCGTGGTGCGATTGGAAATCCATGGATTTTTCTTGAGGCAAAACAACTTTTAGAAAAAGGATACATCACAACAAAGATTGATGATGAAATGAAAATAAATACTTGTTTACGTCATCTGGATTTAGCAATTGGTATTAAAGGTGAACGCAGAGCCGTGATTGAACATAGAAAATTTTATTCGGGTTATTTAAAAGGAATGCATCACGCTTCAAAAATTAGAAATGAATTAATGCAGCATCTTGAATACAATCCTGTGCGGGATGTTTTATTAAGATATTCAGATGAACTAAAAAAACTTGAGTACTCACTTTAAAACTCTTCTCCATTTTTGAGAATAAATTTGTCTAAAGAAACCACAAATAAATTTGCAAGAATTATTTCTACACTTTTTGTTCCACCGGCGTTTACAATAATTTATTTTTCCATATTTGCATTTGAGTTTGAAATTGAATCAACTAAACGAATTGCGACAATTTTAGTCGCACTTGTATTTGGATTTATAGCGCCAATTGTACTTTTCTTAATCCTTCGAAATAAAGGTAAACTTGCTGATCAAGATGCATCTATTAAAGAAGAACGAACGTTTCCATTTTTAATTGCGATTGTATTCTATCTCACCGGATTGTTTTTTATGATAAAATTTGGGCTCAATATCATTTCAATCGCTTTTTGGTTTTGTTATATTTCAAACACAATAATTACAATTTTTATTAACAAATATTGGAAAATTAGCGCTCATGCAATGGGTGCAACAGGACCATTTGCTGCTATAGTTTTTACCTTTGGATGGATTGGAATTTTAATGTTACCAATTGTAATACTTGTTGGATGGTCGAGAATTAAATTAAAATGTCATACTTTGCCTCAAGTTTTAGCAGGAAGTTTGCTCGCATTTTTTTCAGTATATGTTCAAATGAGTATGATTGTTAATTATTTGTTTAAATAAAATCGTGACAAGAGATTAGAACAAAAGAAATATTATGATAAATCAACATCAACGTACTTTTAAAGAAGAAGCAGAAAAAGCAAATAAAGATTTAGGCAAAAGACCCGATTGGTTAAAAGTTAGATTACCAATTGGTGAAAATTATTCTGATGTAAAAAATCTTATGCGCAAACAAAAACTTAATACAGTTTGCGAAGAAGCTAAATGTCCAAATATTTCAGAATGCTGGAATCATCGCACTGCAACTTTTATGATTCTTGGTGATACTTGCACTCGAAGCTGTGGTTTTTGCAATATTAAAGTTGGAATTCCAAATGAGCTTGATATTGAGGAACCAAAACGTGTTGTGGATTCTGTTGTGGAATTGAATTTACGCCACGTTGTAATAACATCTGTTAATAGAGATGAACTAAAAGACGGTGGTGCAAATATTTTCAAAGAATGTGTTAGATTAATTCGTGAACAAAAACCCGATTGTACTATTGAAATTCTAATTCCCGATTTTAAAGGTGAAACAGAATCCTTTGAGATAATCATGCAAAATCCACCGGATATTTTAAATCATAATATGGAAACTGTTCCAAGACTTTATCACGCTGTTCGCCCCCAAGCGAAGTATGAAAGAAGTTTGGACTTGATAAAATGGTTTAAATCTAAAAATCTCAAAACAAAAAGCGGAATTATGGTTGGTATTGGTGAAAAACCGGAAGAAATTTTAGATTTGATGAGAGATTTAGTTAAAAGTGGATGCGATATTTTAACAATTGGACAATATTTACAGCCAACCAAATTGCATTTACCTGTGGATAGATTTGTTAATCCGGATGAATTTAAAATTTATAAAGAAGAGGGATTAAAAATAGGCTTTAAAATTGTAGAATCATCACCCTTAGTTAGAAGTTCATATCATGCTGACGAACATGCAAGAGCTATTTTTAATGTATGATTAATAACGATTTATTTATACGAATTTTAATTTATTCTTAAGATAAATCTGCGTATTTTAACGCTTCAAAATTCACTCAAGTTTACTATTTAAATTATTTTACTTAATGAAATTAAAATCTACTTTTTCAATTATTCTGCTGCTCTTATCTTTTTCAATTCCTTCAATTGCACAAGAAAATCAGTACAATCTTAACAAAATATTGGATGATGATAATTCCAAATTTACTAATGTTGGAAATATTGCATTAACACTTACTAATTTTGGAATGTATGGCAACGGTTTTGCACTTTGGCCTAATCAGCCAAGCTGCGAGTACCCAATTGGAAGTGGAATTGAACATCTTTTTGGAGGAGGATTGTGGATTGGTGGTATTATAAGAGGTAATACTGAACCTTATGTTACAACAGCCTCAATTGATGCTGCATCAATTTCTGCATCAAGAGGCGGAGGCTTTGAATACACAAATGGAGTTGGGCAAAAAATCATTGAACGTTCCTCATTATTTGATTCACCTTATTACAGCCCATCTGCAATTTCACATCAAGATTTTATTGCCGATTATACGGATACAAATATTGTTTATCTGAATGGTGAGCCTATTACAGATCATCATCCGCTTGGAATTGTTGTTCATCAAGAATCTTATGCATGGGATTTTG
It includes:
- a CDS encoding CapA family protein encodes the protein MKIVIITFSILSFFIFNSPSSFRFEESKRTIISQDSSVTISISVIGDLMCHSPQFQYAQVEKDSFDFSPVYRNVKKYLSASDLTFGNLETVTAGKENGGYTGYPFFNTPSSYITALKEVGFDLLITANNHSLDRNEKGILKTIDEINSRNLKYLGTYTSQGDRDSIRIFDVRGIKIAILAYSYGTNGNPIPIGKDYLINLIDYKLLEKDILSAKSNGADLVLVHYHFGEEYKREPVQFQKEVVNKTIELGADIIIGGHPHVLQPVNFFKTNNAKLDSGFVAYSMGNFFSNQQARYKDAGIILTIKIIKNIVKNKFEINEVSYLPTWVFKGNTSNGNEYVLIPATSVYDTTINLSKSENVKMNQAFDDTRYIITKYTKNSKLREFRDPN
- a CDS encoding MFS transporter — encoded protein: MKNKSALGLIFLTVFIDLLGFGILIPILPSFSVKELHIDEAAIGIAIAIYSFVQFLFNPVLGKISDKYGRKPVIVGCLLLNALGYIVFSFTHSYAMLLASRIIAGIGGSSIGVAQAYIADVTTRSERSKGMGLIGAAFGLGFVFGPLMGGLLSPYGYAVTGYVAAGFSSLAFLSTIFFLPESLKKNVTNESSQPFRKRKLFDFAAMKKILQKPDLAVLILLFFILTFSFANIYGTFALLGLKVYGFTDMQNGYMFGIVGLTSAIVQGGLIGRINKLMSKKMILIIGSFVIMVALAMVPYAGTFLGLAIVSIILSYGTGTFQPTVLSLISEVTSEAEQGITLGLNQSLASFARVLGPLWGGFAFEYLGYPFPFLTGAAFTGVIFLLAVFYLPKKIKLD
- the dusB gene encoding tRNA dihydrouridine synthase DusB, with the translated sequence MFKVGKVEIDKAILLAPMEDVTDISFRLVCRELGADVVYTEFVNSEGLVRSNQKTHNKLKIIEKERPVGIQIYGGSIESMVAAAKIAEAENPDMIDINAGCWVKNVVGCGAGSALLKDIPYLTQLVKSVVDSVDLPVTVKTRIGWDNSSIQIVEVAKRLEDVGIKALTVHCRTRVMGHSGNADWSWIPKVKEAVSIPIALNGNVMDASDVKQAFNETNADAVMIARGAIGNPWIFLEAKQLLEKGYITTKIDDEMKINTCLRHLDLAIGIKGERRAVIEHRKFYSGYLKGMHHASKIRNELMQHLEYNPVRDVLLRYSDELKKLEYSL
- a CDS encoding PAP2 family protein, with product MSKETTNKFARIISTLFVPPAFTIIYFSIFAFEFEIESTKRIATILVALVFGFIAPIVLFLILRNKGKLADQDASIKEERTFPFLIAIVFYLTGLFFMIKFGLNIISIAFWFCYISNTIITIFINKYWKISAHAMGATGPFAAIVFTFGWIGILMLPIVILVGWSRIKLKCHTLPQVLAGSLLAFFSVYVQMSMIVNYLFK
- the lipA gene encoding lipoyl synthase, with the translated sequence MINQHQRTFKEEAEKANKDLGKRPDWLKVRLPIGENYSDVKNLMRKQKLNTVCEEAKCPNISECWNHRTATFMILGDTCTRSCGFCNIKVGIPNELDIEEPKRVVDSVVELNLRHVVITSVNRDELKDGGANIFKECVRLIREQKPDCTIEILIPDFKGETESFEIIMQNPPDILNHNMETVPRLYHAVRPQAKYERSLDLIKWFKSKNLKTKSGIMVGIGEKPEEILDLMRDLVKSGCDILTIGQYLQPTKLHLPVDRFVNPDEFKIYKEEGLKIGFKIVESSPLVRSSYHADEHARAIFNV